A window from Kovacikia minuta CCNUW1 encodes these proteins:
- a CDS encoding GNAT family N-acetyltransferase: MTPLLNTERLSLRPCNGADLDCLYQLWTEAKVRRFLFDDRQISREEALSFIEASAESFTRHGYGLWLFFEPHHQPIAGFVGLLDSPQEFPSLIFGTRPQLWGRGYAREAANSVLRYGFEVLGLETIRADVDEPNAASIRVLEALGMAQIGREIVNDRPLLYYETRCLSQEV, encoded by the coding sequence ATGACCCCTTTATTGAATACTGAGCGTTTAAGTTTGCGCCCGTGCAATGGTGCAGATCTCGATTGCCTGTATCAGTTGTGGACGGAGGCTAAGGTGAGGCGGTTTCTCTTTGACGATCGCCAAATCTCTCGTGAAGAAGCACTTTCCTTCATTGAGGCAAGTGCAGAAAGTTTTACCCGTCACGGTTATGGATTGTGGCTCTTTTTCGAGCCGCACCATCAACCGATCGCAGGTTTTGTTGGGTTGCTGGATTCGCCACAGGAGTTTCCCAGTCTCATTTTTGGCACTCGACCCCAACTTTGGGGGCGGGGCTACGCCAGGGAAGCAGCAAATTCTGTGCTTCGTTATGGATTTGAGGTGCTGGGATTGGAGACGATCAGGGCAGATGTTGATGAGCCAAATGCAGCCTCCATTCGGGTGCTGGAAGCGTTGGGAATGGCTCAAATTGGGCGGGAAATCGTGAACGATCGTCCGTTACTTTACTATGAAACTCGATGCTTGAGCCAGGAAGTGTAA